Proteins from a genomic interval of Niabella soli DSM 19437:
- a CDS encoding efflux RND transporter permease subunit yields MNLIRFALRKPITILVLVVALFFFGMKAVNSIKVDIFPKLDLPAIYLSHPFGGYTAEQMEAFFGKQYINILLYVNGVKSIETKNIQSLTLIKINFYPGTNMAQAAAEVSAFSNRIQAIFPQGSNPPFIIRFDVSTLPVGQLVLSSDKRSNNQLLDMANVYVRSSFTSIPGLVGSVPFGGNVRTVVIKVNPELLRAHNMTADQLVGALRVNNLPSPAGNVRIGDKNYVTPANTTIKQIKDFENMPLFINGKASNLYLRDVATVEDGADVSAGYALINGKRSVYINIAKAADASTWEVVQNLKKTMPKIQSQLPEDVKLSYEFDQSSYVMNSVKSLMSEGVIGAILTGLMVMLFLGDLRGALIVILTIPTSIITGVLFLNMFGQTINIMTLSGLALAIGILVDESTVTIENIHQHLDMGKPKALAIWDACKEIAFPKLLILFCILAVFAPAFTMGGIPGSLFLPLALAIGFSMIASYFLAQTFVPVMANWIMKIKHHKGKDGRELTEEEEYANAGLAEGEEDTWSQKERLLKGADSGEKMSRFDKFRARYMRFLDRMMPYRKLIVTLYILIIGLASVFFLRIIGRDVLPKVNGRQFQVRLREPDGTRIEKTELKAIDLLNVINNVVGKKNVSITSTFVGMHPQLFSTAPIFLWMAGPHEAVLQVALKEDYKVNLDELKDKIRKRAAEIAPEMKLSFEPIELTDKILSQGSPTPIEVRFSGRDKKLNEKYAAQMVDKLKKIDYLRDVQIGQSIHYPALKIDIDRIRAAQLGTDMSSISRSLIASTSSSRLTEKNTWVDTKSNLTYSVQVEVPESEMQSQNDIREIPLSPNSARPLLGDVATIKPDTTYGEADNLGSVPMLTVTANLNNKDLGAAAKDVQAAIHSLGKLPRGLNVDLIGLSETLTDTLDSLQSGLLVAIVVIFLMLAANFQSFKVSIIVLATVPAVLFGSMVLLMLCGSTLNLQSYMGMIMSVGVSISNAVLLITNAEQIRKHNGDALKSAREAAALRMRPILMTALAMVVGMIPMASGLGEAGDQSSPLGRAVIGGLIASTFAALFILPLAFAWGLGKTSTQSVSLDPEDKESIHYIPGLHH; encoded by the coding sequence ATGAATTTAATTCGTTTTGCATTAAGAAAGCCCATTACCATACTGGTGTTGGTTGTTGCACTTTTTTTCTTTGGGATGAAGGCGGTGAACTCCATTAAGGTAGATATTTTCCCAAAACTGGATCTGCCGGCCATTTATTTGTCGCACCCCTTTGGCGGTTATACGGCGGAGCAGATGGAGGCTTTTTTTGGTAAACAATACATCAATATTCTGTTGTATGTGAACGGGGTAAAAAGTATTGAAACAAAAAATATACAGAGTCTTACACTAATAAAGATCAATTTTTATCCGGGTACCAATATGGCCCAGGCGGCGGCAGAAGTAAGTGCGTTTTCCAACCGGATCCAGGCTATATTCCCGCAAGGGTCCAATCCGCCATTTATTATTCGTTTTGATGTGTCCACTCTTCCCGTGGGGCAATTGGTATTGAGCAGTGATAAACGCAGCAATAACCAGTTGCTGGATATGGCCAATGTTTATGTGCGATCCTCTTTTACCTCCATCCCGGGACTGGTGGGGTCCGTGCCATTTGGCGGTAATGTGCGAACGGTGGTGATCAAAGTAAACCCGGAATTATTGCGCGCGCATAATATGACGGCCGATCAGTTGGTAGGCGCGCTGCGCGTCAACAACCTTCCTTCTCCGGCAGGTAATGTGCGCATCGGCGATAAAAACTATGTAACGCCTGCCAATACTACCATCAAACAGATAAAGGATTTTGAAAATATGCCGTTGTTTATAAATGGTAAGGCTTCCAATCTTTATCTGCGGGATGTGGCAACCGTTGAAGATGGCGCGGACGTGAGCGCTGGTTATGCCCTTATAAATGGCAAGCGTTCCGTTTATATTAATATCGCGAAAGCCGCAGATGCCTCCACCTGGGAAGTAGTGCAGAACCTGAAAAAAACGATGCCTAAAATACAATCGCAGTTGCCCGAAGATGTAAAACTGAGCTATGAGTTTGATCAGTCCTCCTATGTAATGAACTCGGTAAAAAGCCTGATGAGCGAAGGCGTTATCGGGGCGATATTAACGGGTTTAATGGTAATGCTGTTCCTGGGCGATCTGCGTGGGGCGCTGATCGTGATTCTTACCATTCCCACTTCCATCATTACGGGCGTTTTGTTCCTGAATATGTTTGGTCAAACCATTAATATTATGACGCTGAGCGGACTGGCCCTGGCAATCGGTATCCTGGTGGATGAAAGCACGGTGACGATCGAAAACATTCACCAGCACCTCGATATGGGTAAGCCGAAAGCCCTTGCCATATGGGATGCCTGCAAGGAAATTGCTTTTCCCAAATTACTGATCCTGTTCTGCATTCTGGCCGTGTTTGCCCCGGCGTTTACCATGGGAGGTATCCCAGGCTCTTTATTTCTGCCATTGGCGCTGGCGATCGGTTTCAGTATGATCGCCTCTTATTTCCTGGCACAAACCTTTGTGCCGGTAATGGCCAACTGGATCATGAAGATCAAACATCACAAGGGCAAAGACGGCAGGGAGCTGACGGAGGAAGAAGAATATGCTAATGCGGGTCTTGCAGAAGGAGAAGAAGATACCTGGTCGCAGAAAGAACGGCTGTTAAAGGGGGCTGATTCCGGTGAAAAAATGAGCCGTTTTGATAAATTTAGGGCAAGATATATGCGCTTCCTGGACCGGATGATGCCCTACCGCAAGCTCATCGTAACGCTATATATTTTGATCATCGGGCTGGCATCCGTTTTCTTCCTGCGTATTATTGGGCGGGATGTGTTGCCAAAGGTAAATGGCCGTCAATTCCAGGTGCGTTTAAGAGAGCCGGACGGTACGCGCATTGAAAAAACGGAATTAAAAGCGATTGATCTTTTGAATGTGATCAATAATGTGGTGGGTAAAAAGAATGTGTCGATCACCTCCACCTTTGTGGGGATGCACCCGCAGTTATTTTCCACCGCGCCCATATTTCTCTGGATGGCCGGACCGCATGAGGCGGTGTTGCAGGTAGCGCTTAAAGAAGATTACAAAGTAAACCTGGATGAATTGAAGGATAAGATCCGGAAACGTGCTGCGGAAATAGCGCCCGAAATGAAGTTATCCTTTGAGCCGATAGAGCTGACGGATAAAATTTTAAGCCAGGGCTCGCCCACACCTATTGAAGTACGTTTTTCGGGAAGGGATAAAAAGCTGAATGAAAAATACGCAGCGCAGATGGTCGATAAGCTAAAAAAGATCGATTATCTCCGTGATGTGCAGATCGGCCAGTCGATTCATTACCCGGCGTTAAAAATTGACATTGACCGGATACGGGCAGCACAACTGGGAACGGATATGAGCAGCATTTCCCGTTCACTGATTGCCTCCACTTCCTCTTCGCGTTTAACGGAAAAGAATACCTGGGTAGATACGAAATCCAACCTCACCTACAGTGTGCAGGTGGAAGTGCCGGAGAGCGAGATGCAAAGCCAGAATGATATCCGGGAGATACCGCTTAGCCCCAATAGCGCCCGACCTTTGCTGGGGGATGTGGCCACAATTAAACCGGATACCACTTACGGCGAGGCGGATAACCTGGGATCGGTGCCCATGCTAACCGTCACTGCCAATTTGAATAATAAAGACCTGGGCGCGGCGGCTAAGGACGTGCAAGCGGCGATTCATTCTCTGGGTAAACTTCCCCGCGGCTTGAATGTGGACCTGATCGGGTTAAGTGAAACACTTACCGATACACTGGATAGTTTGCAGAGCGGGCTGCTGGTGGCCATTGTGGTGATCTTTTTGATGCTGGCGGCTAACTTCCAATCCTTTAAAGTATCGATCATTGTACTGGCTACGGTTCCGGCGGTATTATTTGGGTCAATGGTGTTGCTGATGCTATGCGGTTCTACGCTGAACCTGCAGTCGTATATGGGGATGATCATGTCTGTAGGGGTATCTATTTCAAACGCTGTACTTTTGATCACCAATGCCGAGCAGATCCGCAAGCATAACGGGGATGCACTGAAATCGGCAAGAGAAGCTGCAGCACTGCGTATGAGGCCGATCCTGATGACGGCACTGGCAATGGTGGTGGGTATGATACCGATGGCCTCCGGGCTGGGCGAAGCGGGTGATCAGTCTTCTCCTTTAGGACGTGCGGTGATCGGAGGATTGATCGCTTCTACCTTTGCGGCGCTGTTTATTTTACCGCTGGCCTTTGCATGGGGGCTGGGTAAAACCAGTACGCAAAGTGTATCACTGGATCCCGAGGATAAGGAAAGTATCCATTATATTCCCGGGCTCCATCATTAG